The Candidatus Rokuibacteriota bacterium genome segment AGATGGGGATCCCCAGGCTCGGCCGGAAGATGAAGTAAGACTTGGCGCCGCGGATCTCCCGCCCAACCATCCGCTGCATCAGCTGGTAGTTAGGCTCGCCGACAATGATCAGGTTGGCACCCTTGACGGCTGCCTCAACTCTGGCCACTGTGGCGGGGTAAGGCTTGTTCACCACCTTCTCGACGATGACGATACCCGACGGCAGCTTGACCTCTCCTGCCGAGGCGAGAGCTGCCATGAGGCCGGTTGCCAGCATCGCCGACAATAGACTCAATTTCTTCATGAAGCTCTCCTCCTTCACGATAGACTTGACTCCGGTTATCCCCTGACATCGAGGGCAAACGTCGCCAGGGCGGGCTCCTTTTCAGCGCGCTCGAGCTTCACCGACACCTTCCACACCCCGGCCTTCTCCAGCTTCACCTTCGTCCGGTAGGTCTGGTCCCCCTCTCGGACCACTTCGGGAGCCTCCCTGACGATCTCTTCCGGGGTCGAGGGGACTTTCTCGTATGCCTTCCAGTACAGGAACCGCACCCTCGCTTTCTCCCCCAGGACCCTCCCATCTACGTCGGTGACCCTGGCCTTCAGGAGCACCTCGCCCACGCTCACGGAGGCCGGCTCGGTGGCGAGCGTGACCTTTGGAGGAAGCTCATGCTTCTTTCCCGACATGACCTCCTCCATGAGCTGCTCCGACGACTTCT includes the following:
- a CDS encoding DUF302 domain-containing protein; translation: MKKLSLLSAMLATGLMAALASAGEVKLPSGIVIVEKVVNKPYPATVARVEAAVKGANLIIVGEPNYQLMQRMVGREIRGAKSYFIFRPSLGIPIFEKDFNAALEIPLKVLIYDKGGNQTVIRYRKPSNALADYNGLDSLGKDLDELMGKITDAAAK